A stretch of DNA from Campylobacter gracilis:
CGTCATTTTTTATCCTTTGTATTTAATCGTGCAGAAAAGTTACGACTTCGTGTTCTTTTGGAACATATTCCCTATTTTCAATACCGCCACTACCATACTCAGACAAGGCTTCATTTAAAATTTCATAAAGCTCATCTATCGAAATATCCCCAATGTCAGAATTTACGCTTTGGAATTTATATTTGATTTTAAATGGATTTTCCGTGAAATATTTACTCGTTGTCTCATCATAAATTCGCCTTATATCAAGCTCGATTTCTCTACCTTTATAATAAAGCAGCCAAATCTCCTCTCCGGTATATCCGTCTCTTGGATCAGGCAGATGCGGGCTACAAACAAAGATAAGCCAAATATCTCTTTGCCTGTCGATTACCCAGTTCAACCACTTTATTTCATTAGGCTCCTGTGGATCATAATGATATTTTGCCAAGCACTGATCTACACGATTTATAATATCATATTTCTTGATATCCTCTTTAGAAATATATTCTGCTACAAATGCCATTTTCTACTCCTTAAAATTTAATTCTCGGATTATACTACGATATATTTATATTCGCGTATGCGCTAATATATAATGTATTTTAAAATTTAAAACTGCTTTGATCTACTCAATTTTAGGGTCTTTTGCCGCTCTAAATTTTAAAATTTCAAGTCCGCGAAGGACGGGTAAAATTCTAAATTTAAAAGCCTCCCGCACTGCGCTAAATTTTAAAATTTAAGACTTACAAAGCGGATAAATTTCAAAATTTAAAGCCCGCGAAGGACGAGTAGAATTCTAAAATTTTATAATTTTAAAATTCCATCTTACTTCGTTTTCTTTGCGCTGTCTTTGTTAGTCGTTGCGTTGGCGTCGATGTAGCCCATCTGGACGAGCTTTTCGTAGATTTGCATTATCACGGGACCTGCTGCGCTTCCGCCTCCGCCGCCGTGTTCTACGAGTACTGTTACGGCGTATTGCGGCTTGTCGTACGGCCCAAAGCTCGTCATCCAGGCGTGCGAGCGGTGGAAGTAGTCCATATCGGCTTCTTTTATTCGCTTTTTGGCAGTCTGCGAGATGCCCACGACCTGCGCGGTGCCGGTCTTGACCGCTAGAGGCACTACTGCGGTATGGATGAGCTTATAGGCGGTGCCTCCGTCGGGGTTGTTACCGACCTCATACATCCCGCGCCTCACGAGGGGCAACTGAGCCTTTTCTTTCGGCGTGAAAAGCTCGGTAGGGGTAAATTCCACCGGCTTGCCGTCGATGCTTTTTAAAAAATGCGGCGTGATAGCCTTGCCTGCGGCGATCTGCGCGGTGTTTTTAGCTACCTGCATAGGGGTGACGAGCACGTCGCCCTGACCGATCGAAGCATTGACCGTCTCACCCTGATACCACGCGCGCTTAAATTTCTGCATTTTCCAGGCCTTATTAGGCATCGTGCCTACAAACTCATTGGGTAGATCGACGCCTGTTTTACTACCAAACCCCAGACGCTGCAGATACGCGGACATATAGTCGATCCCCACTAGCAGCGAGCCTTCGTAAAAATACACGTCGCAGCTGCCTTTAATCGCTTCTACTAAGCTCACGCGGCCGTGACCCCAGCTCTTCCAGCAGCGAAATTTACGCCCCCCTAGCTCTATCGCGCCGCTGCAAAACACGCTCCAGTTCTCGTTGATCTTGCCGCTGTTTAAAAAGCTCATCCCTACAGCCATTTTAATTACGGAGCCCGGCGGATAGAGGCCATTTACGAGCTTATTTGTAAACGGATGGCGCGGGTCTTTTATCAGCTCGTCCCACTGCGCCTGTGAAATTCCGCCCACGAAGGTGTTTAGATCGTACTCGGGGAAGCTGCCCGCCGCGATAATAGCGCCGTCGCGCAGATCCATCACAATCGCTACGCCGTCTTTATCTTTAAAAATTTCCTCGAGGTATTTTTGTAGCTCAAGATCGATGGTAAGCGAAATTTCGCTGCTGCTGGGCTCTTGCATCGAGATCTCCTCTACGACCTGATTTAGCGCCGTAACCTTCGTCTTGCGCTCGCCCTTGCTGCCCTGCAAAAGCTCGTTATAATACCCCTCGACGCCGCTTCTGCCGTTGTATCCGGTAAGCGCGCTTAGGGGGTTGCTTTGGATATCCTTTTTATTTGCGCGGCCTACGTAGCCGATGATGTGCGAAGCTAGCGCGCCGTAAGGGTAGAAGCGCTGCGAAGCGGGCGAAATTTTAATATTTTCGTGCAGGCTCAAGCTTGCAAAATGCTGTATCGTGACGTTGTAGTCCAAAAACGGCACGACTTCGATGAAGTCTTGATTATAAGCGGAATTCGCGTCCTTGTAGCTCTTGCTCATCGCGGTGACGTTGAGATCTTTGAAGTAGCGGGAGATGTTATTTAGCTCGCTTTGCAGCGCGGCGTCCTTTAGATGCGGCGCGATCGATAGAGAAAAGCCGAGATTATTTATCGCGAGCGGGCGGCCTTTGGCGTCTAAAATTTGACCGCGCACCGGCGGGATGTATTCG
This window harbors:
- the mrdA gene encoding penicillin-binding protein 2, with amino-acid sequence MRLKFVFAFVILFFSMLLVRIYYLSIKSNEFYEQVAKNNVISTEYIPPVRGQILDAKGRPLAINNLGFSLSIAPHLKDAALQSELNNISRYFKDLNVTAMSKSYKDANSAYNQDFIEVVPFLDYNVTIQHFASLSLHENIKISPASQRFYPYGALASHIIGYVGRANKKDIQSNPLSALTGYNGRSGVEGYYNELLQGSKGERKTKVTALNQVVEEISMQEPSSSEISLTIDLELQKYLEEIFKDKDGVAIVMDLRDGAIIAAGSFPEYDLNTFVGGISQAQWDELIKDPRHPFTNKLVNGLYPPGSVIKMAVGMSFLNSGKINENWSVFCSGAIELGGRKFRCWKSWGHGRVSLVEAIKGSCDVYFYEGSLLVGIDYMSAYLQRLGFGSKTGVDLPNEFVGTMPNKAWKMQKFKRAWYQGETVNASIGQGDVLVTPMQVAKNTAQIAAGKAITPHFLKSIDGKPVEFTPTELFTPKEKAQLPLVRRGMYEVGNNPDGGTAYKLIHTAVVPLAVKTGTAQVVGISQTAKKRIKEADMDYFHRSHAWMTSFGPYDKPQYAVTVLVEHGGGGGSAAGPVIMQIYEKLVQMGYIDANATTNKDSAKKTK